In Juglans microcarpa x Juglans regia isolate MS1-56 chromosome 4S, Jm3101_v1.0, whole genome shotgun sequence, a single window of DNA contains:
- the LOC121263600 gene encoding sulfite exporter TauE/SafE family protein 3-like: MAEFTEKWVWGLRSVWMLSLNFLLALVFVSAERRQLRMEDSRLDGTEGGPESNYLLKAVNFLWQPDQSGYHHVWPEMEFGWKIVAGTIIGFCGAAFGSVGGVGGGGIFVPMLSLLIGFDPKSATAISKCMIMGAAGSTVYYNLKLRHPTLDLPIIDYDLVLLIQPMLMLGISIGVAFNVVFADWMVTVLLIFLFIVTSTKAFFKGVKTWKKETIMKKEAAKRLETNGSGGAEVEYKPLPGGPNNGTHKHSEEQEVSILENVYWKELGLLVFVWVAFLAIQITKNYAATCSTTYWALNLLQIPVSFGVSLYEAVGLYKGHRVIASKGDERTKWRVHQLVIYCFLGVVAGIVGGLLGLGGGFIMGPLFLELGIPPQVSSASATFGMTFSSSMSVVEYYLLKRFPVPYALYFVAVATIAAFIGQHIVRKLVNLLGRASLIIFILAFTIFVSAISLGGVGISNMIGKIQQHEYMGFENLCMYDA; this comes from the exons ATGGCCGAGTTTACAGAGAAATGGGTGTGGGGTTTGAGATCAGTGTGGATGTTGTCGTTGAACTTTCTCTTAGCTTTGGTGTTTGTTTCGGCGGAAAGGAGGCAGCTGAGGATGGAAGATTCAAGACTCGATGGAACAGAAGGAGGACCCGAGTCCAATTACCTTCTCAAAGCAGTGAATTTCTTATGGCAACCCGACCAGTCTGGTTATCACCATGTTTGGCCG GAGATGGAATTTGGGTGGAAAATTGTTGCGGGTACCATAATTGGATTCTGTGGAGCTGCATTTGGGAGTGTTGGTGGCGTTGGCGGTGGTGGTATTTTTGTTCCCATGCTTAGCCTACTTATTGGGTTTGATCCCAAGTCCGCAACTGCTATATCAAAat GCATGATCATGGGTGCAGCAGGCTCAACTGTCTACTACAACCTTAAGCTAAGGCATCCGACACTCGACCTGCCCATCATTGACTATGATTTGGTACTGCTTATCCAACCAATGCTCATGCTGGGCATTAGTATTGGGGTCGCTTTCAACGTTGTATTTGCCGATTGGATGGTCACAGTTTTGCTTATCTTTCTCTTTatag TTACATCGACAAAGGCATTCTTTAAGGGCGTTAAAACATGGAAAAAGGAAACCATTATGAAAAAG GAGGCTGCTAAGAGACTGGAGACAAATG GTTCAGGTGGTGCGGAAGTGGAATACAAGCCTCTCCCTGGTGGCCCTAACAATGGTACTCATAAGCACTCCGAAGAACAAGAA GTCTCTATTCTCGAGAATGTTTACTGGAAGGAACTTGGACTTCTCGTTTTTGTTTGGGTTGCATTCCTTGCCATTCAGATCACCAAG AATTATGCAGCTACATGTTCAACAACATACTGGGCGTTGAACTTGTTGCAG ATCCCTGTTTCTTTTGGGGTATCTTTGTACGAGGCAGTTGGCCTTTACAAGGGGCACAGAGTTATTGCATCCAAGGGGGATGAAAGGACAAAGTGGCGAGTGCATCAGCTTGTTATCTATTGCTTTTTAGGCGTGGTGGCTGGAATAGTTGGCGGGCTGCTTGGACTTGGTGGAGGTTTTATCATGGGTCCACTGTTTTTGGAGTTGGGAATACCCCCTCAG GTCTCAAGTGCCTCTGCCACCTTTGGAATGACCTTCTCTTCATCAATGTCTGTTGTTGAATACTACCTTTTAAAACGTTTTCCTGTTCCATATG CTCTCTACTTTGTTGCTGTGGCTACCATTGCAGCCTTCATAGGGCAGCATATTGTGAGAAAGTTGGTCAATTTATTAGGAAGGGCGTCATTAATCATCTTTATTCTAGCCTTCACTATATTTGTCAGTGCAATATCCCTAG GTGGGGTTGGAATATCAAACATGATTGGGAAGATTCAGCAGCATGAATACATGGGATTTGAGAACCTCTGCATGTACGATGCATAG